One genomic region from Mangifera indica cultivar Alphonso chromosome 17, CATAS_Mindica_2.1, whole genome shotgun sequence encodes:
- the LOC123200736 gene encoding protein trichome birefringence-like 16 encodes MKGSFFKFRGKELSLVLIVLVSTTIFLWAWDRTPLLSAFLPPKNQLLQLYADNPLSVAEGLPKHEQRPKPEKSSNANNSTILKEVIGDDKITLGEKDLKQREQSLDVITPVNSINTSKAKACNYAKGKWVVDNTRPLYSGFSCKRWLSEMWACRLMQRTDFTYENIRWQPKDCPMEEFEAAKFLRRMQDKTIAFIGDSLGRQQFQSLMCMVSVGENSSDVQDVGKKYGLVKARGAIRPDGWAYRFPSTNTTILYYWSACLCDLEPLNFTNPTEYAMHLDRPPRFLHDYLHKFDVLVLNTGHHWNRGKIRGNRWVMHVGGVPNTDRKMAEIASAKNFTIHSIVSWVNSQLPQHPHLKAFYRSISPRHFVNGDWNTGGSCNNTTPMSIGKEVLQDESSDYSAGSAVKGTGVKLLDITALSQLRDEGHISRYTIRASTGVQDCLHWCLPGVPDTWNEILFAQI; translated from the exons ATGAAAGGAAGCTTCTTTAAATTCAGGGGTAAAGAACTTTCTCTTGTTCTTATTGTTCTTGTGTCCACAACCATTTTTCTATGGGCATGGGACAGAACCCCGCTTCTAAGTGCCTTTCTCCCACCCAAAAATCAGTTGCTGCAGCTATATGCAG ACAATCCCTTAAGTGTGGCAGAAGGATTACCAAAACATGAGCAACGTCCGAAACCAGAAAAAAGCAGCAATGCCAATAATTCCACTATCCTGAAAGAAGTAATAGGAGATGACAAAATAACTTTAGGGGAAAAAGATTTGAAACAAAGAGAACAAAGTCTGGATGTAATAACTCCTGTAAACTCTATAAATACAAGCAAGGCAAAAG CCTGTAATTATGCAAAGGGAAAATGGGTTGTAGATAATACTCGACCTTTATATTCTGGGTTCAGTTGTAAGCGATGGCTATCAGAAATGTGGGCCTGTCGATTGATGCAACGCACAGACTTTACTTATGAGAATATACGTTGGCAGCCGAAGGATTGTCCAATGGAAGAATTTGAAGCAGCCAAGTTCTTAAGGAG GATGCAAGATAAAACTATAGCTTTTATTGGAGATTCATTGGGTCGACAACAGTTCCAGTCTCTGATGTGCATGGTCTCAGTTGGCGAGAACAGCTCTGACGTTCAAGATGTAGGAAAGAAATATGGGCTTGTCAAAGCTCGTGGGGCTATTCGCCCTGATGGGTGGGCTTATCGTTTTCCTAGCACAAACACTACAATCCTATATTACTGGTCGGCTTGTTTGTGTGACCTTGAACCTCTTAACTTTACTAACCCTACCGAGTACGCCATGCATCTTGATCGGCCACCAAGATTCTTGCATGATTATCTTCACAAATTTGACGTACTAGTGCTCAACACAGGGCACCATTGGAATCGAGGTAAGATCCGGGGTAACCGGTGGGTAATGCACGTGGGGGGTGTGCCAAACACAGATAGGAAGATGGCAGAGATTGCAAGTGCTAAGAACTTCACAATCCACAGTATTGTTAGTTGGGTGAACTCGCAGCTGCCTCAACATCCTCACCTAAAAGCCTTTTATCGGAGCATCTCACCCAGGCATTTTGTTAATGGGGACTGGAACACGGGAGGAAGCTGCAACAATACCACCCCGATGTCTATAGGTAAAGAGGTACTACAAGATGAGTCCAGTGATTATAGCGCTGGCAGTGCAGTGAAGGGGACCGGAGTTAAGCTCTTGGACATAACAGCTTTATCCCAATTGAGAGACGAGGGTCACATATCCAGGTACACTATTAGAGCCTCAACAGGAGTGCAGGATTGCTTGCACTGGTGTCTACCTGGTGTTCCTGATACATGGAATGAAATCCTATTTGCGCAAATTTAG